The Streptomyces sp. NL15-2K genome contains a region encoding:
- a CDS encoding family 43 glycosylhydrolase — MTLLRNPVLRGFAPDPSLVRVGDWYYVATSSFEWFPTIPIHRSRDLAHWEYAGHVRGAVPDDSLSGVPDSGGIWAPSLSWDGERFWVVYSIVHSVGRPYFDTDTYVSTATEVGGKWTPPRRIASHGFDPALFHEEGRLWLLNLQNDHRPGGRRFAGIVVTELDRETLAPAGDTHLLLQHERLIEGPKLLKRDGWYHLVLAEGGTGFEHGVLMARSRRLTGPFELDDRPLLTSRDDPSLPLQKAGHAELVQTPGGDWVLSHLTARPVHTPDGPRCTLGRETAVQAVTWDAAGRPRMRHGGVHPVVEVDVPTDPEADVSADPEPSASHLTDPADPLGWPWRTLRAAPDPSWADAITRPGWIRLRGRHGPESRWAHSLLAQPITEHRTEAEVTVEARPRTFTQAAGLVLWYNTEAYLSLDLTWAEPEGEEQRGQQWRDGGGRTVLSLVEREEFGTRQAAVVDVDAEGPLTLGVTVEGAQARFWYVRDGVRTPVGPALDFSKLSDDYGSKLRFTGSMAGIHAVDLVDAAFTADFTGFRLECLPD; from the coding sequence GTGACCCTGCTGCGCAACCCCGTCCTCCGCGGCTTCGCCCCGGACCCCTCGCTCGTCCGCGTCGGCGACTGGTACTACGTGGCCACGAGCTCCTTCGAGTGGTTCCCGACCATCCCGATCCACCGCTCCCGGGACCTGGCGCACTGGGAGTACGCCGGTCACGTCCGGGGCGCGGTCCCGGACGACTCGCTGTCCGGCGTCCCCGACTCGGGCGGCATCTGGGCGCCGTCGCTGAGCTGGGACGGCGAACGGTTCTGGGTGGTCTACTCGATCGTGCACTCCGTGGGCAGGCCCTACTTCGACACGGACACGTACGTCAGTACGGCGACGGAGGTGGGCGGCAAGTGGACGCCGCCGCGTCGCATCGCGAGCCACGGCTTCGACCCGGCGCTCTTCCACGAGGAGGGCAGGCTGTGGCTGCTCAACCTTCAGAACGACCACCGCCCGGGCGGCCGCCGCTTCGCCGGGATCGTCGTCACGGAGCTGGACCGGGAGACGCTCGCTCCCGCCGGTGACACGCACCTGCTGCTCCAGCACGAACGGCTCATCGAAGGGCCGAAGTTGCTGAAGCGTGACGGCTGGTACCACCTCGTACTGGCGGAAGGAGGCACAGGTTTCGAGCACGGCGTGCTGATGGCCCGCAGTCGCAGGCTCACCGGCCCGTTCGAACTCGACGACCGTCCGCTGCTGACGTCCCGGGACGATCCGTCGCTGCCGTTGCAGAAGGCGGGGCACGCGGAGCTGGTGCAGACGCCGGGCGGCGACTGGGTGCTGAGCCATCTGACGGCCCGTCCGGTGCACACACCCGACGGGCCACGCTGCACGCTGGGCCGGGAGACGGCGGTCCAGGCGGTGACATGGGACGCGGCGGGCCGGCCGAGGATGCGCCACGGGGGTGTGCATCCTGTGGTCGAGGTCGACGTACCGACGGATCCGGAGGCCGACGTATCTGCGGATCCAGAGCCTTCCGCGTCCCACCTCACCGACCCCGCCGACCCGTTGGGCTGGCCATGGCGCACCCTGCGCGCCGCTCCCGACCCGTCCTGGGCGGACGCCATCACCCGCCCCGGCTGGATCCGGCTGCGCGGCCGGCACGGACCCGAGTCGCGCTGGGCGCACAGTCTGCTCGCCCAGCCGATCACCGAGCACCGTACGGAGGCCGAGGTCACCGTCGAGGCGCGGCCGCGGACGTTCACACAGGCCGCCGGGCTGGTGCTCTGGTACAACACGGAGGCCTATCTCTCCCTCGACCTGACCTGGGCCGAGCCCGAGGGCGAGGAACAGCGCGGGCAGCAGTGGCGGGACGGCGGCGGCCGTACGGTGCTCAGTCTGGTGGAACGCGAGGAGTTCGGCACGCGGCAGGCGGCCGTCGTCGACGTCGACGCGGAAGGACCGCTGACGCTCGGCGTGACGGTCGAGGGCGCCCAGGCGCGGTTCTGGTACGTCCGGGACGGGGTGCGTACGCCGGTCGGACCTGCGCTGGACTTCAGCAAGCTCTCCGACGACTACGGGTCCAAACTGCGTTTCACCGGGTCGATGGCCGGTATCCATGCCGTGGACCTGGTCGACGCGGCCTTCACGGCCGACTTCACGGGCTTCCGGCTGGAGTGCTTGCCCGACTGA